Proteins co-encoded in one Streptomyces sp. NBC_01283 genomic window:
- a CDS encoding class F sortase translates to MSRSAWRMWTGVRRASAVVVAAVAAALMLTACAGQDGPAASPAAPRQSAARDGTADAPTPSTGSGKADPAALDRSVPTRVAIPSLGVSSALEPLGQGGDGAMTTPKDPDLAGWYEPGPTPGSRGPAVIAGHVTWNGADAVFKGLKTMKAGDTVEVTREDGKTATFTVDRIEEYPKKEFPTLEVYKNIDHAGLRLITCGGDFDADRHYYPNNVTVFASMTGVSPG, encoded by the coding sequence GTGAGCCGCTCGGCCTGGCGCATGTGGACCGGGGTCCGGCGCGCCTCCGCCGTCGTGGTCGCCGCCGTCGCGGCCGCTCTGATGCTCACCGCCTGCGCGGGCCAGGACGGCCCGGCCGCCTCGCCTGCCGCCCCACGCCAGAGCGCGGCGCGGGACGGCACGGCGGACGCCCCCACGCCGTCGACGGGATCGGGCAAGGCGGACCCCGCGGCCCTGGACCGGTCGGTTCCGACGCGGGTCGCCATCCCCTCCCTCGGGGTGTCGAGCGCGTTGGAGCCGCTGGGTCAGGGCGGGGACGGGGCGATGACGACGCCCAAGGACCCCGATCTGGCGGGCTGGTACGAACCGGGCCCCACGCCCGGCTCGCGGGGCCCGGCGGTGATCGCCGGACACGTGACCTGGAACGGCGCGGACGCGGTCTTCAAGGGGCTGAAGACGATGAAGGCCGGGGACACCGTCGAGGTGACCCGCGAGGACGGGAAGACGGCCACCTTCACGGTGGACAGGATCGAGGAATACCCGAAGAAGGAATTCCCGACCCTGGAGGTCTACAAGAACATCGACCACGCGGGGCTGCGCCTCATCACCTGCGGCGGCGATTTCGACGCGGACCGGCACTACTACCCCAACAACGTCACGGTGTTCGCGAGCATGACGGGGGTCAGCCCTGGCTGA
- a CDS encoding MXAN_6230/SCO0854 family RING domain-containing protein, with the protein MMTTADDLAALLLRRRQSVRVPAEPAVGRAAEADAGVVVLEAELADRGHLLTVPLRRALTALSVPDLAATGTKLIADVDALMGSDRQHAPLFQRFPEDIPYQPAYDRYTALIVEHLAAQPHQPCMNCAGTKARVRALAPCAHLLCDDCHRKELDTGCCDLCCVWYACPVCENRYETDGPTDPWLDTGAGLGGDGGQILRALTLAAPGDAAAELAALLARRTPLNPQDHDDLVLLLGHLDPADAADWLPAAIPLRESKALALAPLLDVDVPDVRALVGRYADTATDVLRILVVRSGGDPDLLAPPRLRGLPRPARRELLALLDGFDLRRLAEDMARNPRAWKRVGEILHPFEQAHRHARVALAFAVLRGTRVGDTALSEVLLAEAARHEDVRIEGDRLRISTWQGRVEEAIGRWDTTAAAGLLRERPGELLRRLDLLLARSGAETLPDAVGEALADALPHTAPGPLLGAYGRMKVRAVPGHRRVFFPRGRITRAYAVDDDRPPLPPRVAGRAGELIEAEAVRRLAAGQGERAEEGERYDVAVLDASLADLPVPFAERASAASLVAVPRGSSLPMPADSETVRLFLHWMQPKGVRVDLDLSVALYDDLWRFIGLCDYTHLTYAGGAARHSGDLTSAPAPHGATEYLDLDLPRLANAGVRFVVPAVLSYNNVPFDELPDSFAGFMAVQGTKRAAYDPRTVRQRFDLAGDAALRVPMIVDLRTRQAWWADVTLATGDGNHDVWRYRKQLGRMGNDLLDTFQPRGRATLWDLACWTAAARTDGPVYVRGRGHVLWGYRRAEDEPRADFALRVRDGWEPDELRAEPELAGRRALLALLHGELEGTAGATSGTVYRLYPGPVDASPLERITAGDLAGWLAPV; encoded by the coding sequence ATGATGACGACGGCCGACGACCTCGCCGCGCTGCTGCTGCGCCGCCGGCAGAGCGTGCGCGTTCCCGCCGAGCCTGCTGTCGGACGGGCCGCCGAGGCCGATGCCGGCGTGGTCGTCCTTGAGGCCGAACTCGCCGACCGCGGGCACCTGTTGACGGTTCCGCTGCGCCGCGCGCTCACCGCGCTCTCCGTCCCCGACCTCGCCGCGACCGGCACGAAGCTGATCGCCGACGTCGACGCGCTGATGGGCTCCGACCGCCAGCACGCCCCGCTGTTCCAGCGCTTCCCCGAGGACATCCCGTACCAGCCCGCGTACGACCGCTACACCGCCCTCATCGTCGAACACCTCGCCGCCCAGCCCCACCAGCCCTGCATGAACTGCGCGGGCACCAAGGCACGCGTGCGTGCGCTCGCGCCCTGCGCGCACCTGCTGTGCGACGACTGCCACCGCAAGGAACTGGACACGGGCTGCTGCGACCTGTGCTGCGTCTGGTACGCCTGCCCGGTCTGCGAGAACCGCTACGAGACGGACGGGCCCACCGACCCCTGGCTCGACACCGGTGCAGGACTCGGCGGTGACGGCGGCCAGATCCTGCGCGCGCTGACCCTGGCCGCGCCGGGCGACGCCGCCGCCGAACTCGCCGCCCTGCTCGCCCGCCGTACGCCCCTGAACCCCCAGGACCACGACGACCTGGTGCTGCTCCTGGGACACCTGGACCCGGCCGACGCCGCCGACTGGCTTCCGGCCGCCATCCCCCTGCGCGAGAGCAAGGCGCTCGCCCTCGCGCCGCTGCTCGACGTGGACGTGCCGGACGTGCGCGCGCTCGTCGGGCGGTACGCGGACACCGCGACCGACGTGCTGCGCATCCTCGTCGTACGGTCCGGGGGCGACCCCGACCTGCTCGCACCGCCGCGGCTGCGCGGGCTCCCACGTCCCGCCCGCCGTGAACTCCTCGCCCTGCTCGACGGATTCGACCTGCGCCGCCTCGCCGAGGACATGGCCCGCAACCCGCGCGCCTGGAAGCGGGTCGGGGAAATCCTGCACCCCTTCGAGCAGGCACACCGGCACGCGCGCGTGGCGCTCGCCTTCGCCGTCCTGCGCGGGACCCGCGTCGGCGACACCGCGCTCTCCGAGGTGCTGCTCGCCGAGGCCGCACGCCACGAGGACGTCCGTATCGAGGGCGACCGGCTGCGGATCTCCACCTGGCAGGGGCGCGTCGAAGAGGCCATCGGCCGCTGGGACACCACGGCCGCGGCCGGGCTGCTGCGCGAGCGACCCGGTGAACTCCTGCGCCGCCTCGACCTGTTGCTCGCCCGGTCGGGCGCCGAGACCCTGCCGGACGCGGTGGGCGAGGCGCTCGCGGACGCCCTGCCGCACACCGCTCCCGGACCGCTGCTCGGTGCGTACGGCCGCATGAAGGTCCGTGCCGTGCCGGGGCACCGCCGCGTCTTCTTCCCGCGCGGGCGCATCACCCGGGCGTACGCGGTCGACGACGACCGGCCGCCGCTGCCGCCCCGGGTGGCGGGGCGTGCCGGTGAGCTGATCGAGGCGGAGGCGGTGCGGCGGCTCGCCGCGGGGCAGGGCGAGCGGGCGGAGGAGGGCGAGCGGTACGACGTGGCCGTCCTCGACGCCTCGCTCGCCGACCTGCCGGTGCCGTTCGCCGAGCGCGCGTCGGCGGCCTCGCTGGTCGCGGTGCCGCGCGGCAGCTCGCTGCCCATGCCCGCGGACAGCGAGACCGTGCGGCTCTTCCTGCACTGGATGCAGCCCAAGGGCGTGCGCGTCGACCTCGACCTGTCCGTCGCGCTCTACGACGACCTGTGGCGCTTCATCGGCCTGTGCGACTACACGCACCTCACGTACGCGGGCGGCGCCGCACGGCACTCCGGCGACCTGACGTCGGCGCCCGCCCCGCACGGGGCCACCGAGTACCTGGACCTGGACCTGCCGCGCCTCGCCAACGCGGGGGTGCGCTTCGTGGTGCCCGCGGTCCTCTCGTACAACAACGTGCCCTTCGACGAACTCCCGGACTCCTTCGCGGGGTTCATGGCGGTCCAGGGCACGAAGCGGGCGGCGTACGACCCGCGCACGGTCCGGCAGCGCTTCGACCTCGCGGGGGACGCGGCGCTGCGCGTGCCGATGATCGTCGACCTGCGCACGCGGCAGGCCTGGTGGGCCGACGTCACCCTCGCCACGGGCGACGGGAACCACGACGTGTGGCGCTACCGCAAGCAGCTGGGCCGCATGGGCAACGACCTGCTCGACACCTTCCAGCCGCGCGGCCGGGCCACCCTGTGGGACCTCGCCTGCTGGACGGCGGCGGCGCGCACCGACGGCCCGGTGTACGTGCGCGGCCGTGGCCACGTCCTGTGGGGCTACCGCCGGGCCGAGGACGAGCCGCGCGCCGACTTCGCGCTGCGGGTCCGCGACGGCTGGGAGCCGGACGAGCTGCGCGCGGAGCCGGAGCTGGCGGGCCGCCGCGCTCTACTGGCCCTCCTGCACGGGGAGTTGGAGGGTACGGCCGGGGCCACGTCGGGCACGGTGTACCGCCTCTACCCGGGCCCCGTCGACGCCTCGCCGCTGGAGCGGATCACCGCAGGGGACCTGGCGGGGTGGCTGGCGCCGGTGTGA
- a CDS encoding gamma-aminobutyraldehyde dehydrogenase codes for MTTELRRLRNYIDGEFRDAADGRTTEVVNPANGESYATAPLSGQADVDAAMEAAAAAFPAWRDLTPAERQKALLKIADAFEERAEELIAAEVENTGKPTGLTRSEEIPPMVDQIRFFAGAARMLEGRAAGEYMEGLTSIIRREPIGVCAQVAPWNYPMMMGVWKFAPALAAGNTVVLKPSDTTPASTVLMAEIIGSIVPKGVFNVVCGDRDTGRAMVEHHTPAMASITGSVRAGMQVAESASKDLKRVHLELGGKAPVVVFEDANIAKAVEDISVAGFFNAGQDCTAATRVLVHESIHDEFVTALAKAAADTKTGQPDDEDVLFGPLNNANQLKQVSGFIDRLPAHAKVEAGGQRVGEKGFFYAPTVVSGLKQDDEIIQNEVFGPVITVQSFTDEAQAVSYANGVDYALASSVWTQNHSRAMRMSKVLDFGCVWINTHIPLVAEMPHGGFKKSGYGKDLSAYGFDDYTRIKHVMTSIED; via the coding sequence GTGACCACCGAGCTGCGCCGTCTGCGTAACTACATCGACGGAGAATTCCGGGACGCCGCCGACGGCCGGACCACCGAGGTGGTCAACCCCGCCAACGGCGAGTCCTACGCCACCGCGCCCCTGTCCGGGCAGGCCGACGTCGACGCCGCCATGGAGGCGGCCGCCGCCGCGTTCCCCGCCTGGCGTGACCTGACGCCCGCCGAGCGCCAGAAGGCCCTGCTGAAGATCGCCGACGCCTTCGAGGAGCGCGCCGAGGAGCTCATCGCGGCCGAGGTCGAGAACACGGGCAAGCCGACCGGGCTCACGCGGTCCGAGGAAATCCCGCCCATGGTCGACCAGATCCGCTTCTTCGCGGGTGCGGCCCGGATGCTCGAAGGCCGCGCCGCCGGCGAGTACATGGAGGGTCTGACCTCCATCATCCGCCGCGAGCCGATCGGCGTCTGCGCGCAGGTCGCGCCCTGGAACTACCCGATGATGATGGGCGTATGGAAGTTCGCCCCGGCGCTCGCCGCGGGCAACACCGTCGTCCTCAAGCCCTCGGACACGACCCCCGCGTCGACCGTCCTGATGGCCGAGATCATCGGCTCCATCGTCCCCAAGGGCGTCTTCAACGTCGTCTGCGGCGACCGTGACACGGGCCGCGCGATGGTCGAGCACCACACCCCGGCGATGGCCTCCATCACCGGCTCCGTGCGCGCCGGCATGCAGGTCGCCGAGTCCGCGTCCAAGGATCTCAAGCGGGTCCACCTGGAGCTGGGCGGCAAGGCCCCGGTCGTCGTCTTCGAGGACGCGAACATCGCCAAGGCCGTCGAGGACATCTCCGTGGCGGGCTTCTTCAACGCGGGCCAGGACTGTACGGCCGCCACGCGCGTGCTCGTCCACGAGTCCATCCACGACGAGTTCGTGACCGCGCTCGCCAAGGCCGCGGCCGACACGAAGACCGGTCAGCCGGACGACGAGGACGTGCTCTTCGGCCCGCTCAACAACGCCAACCAGCTCAAGCAGGTCTCCGGCTTCATCGACCGCCTTCCGGCGCACGCCAAGGTCGAGGCGGGCGGCCAGCGGGTCGGCGAGAAGGGCTTCTTCTACGCCCCGACCGTCGTCTCCGGCCTCAAGCAGGACGACGAGATCATCCAGAACGAGGTCTTCGGCCCGGTCATCACCGTCCAGTCCTTCACGGACGAGGCGCAGGCCGTCTCGTACGCGAACGGCGTGGACTATGCCCTGGCCTCCTCGGTCTGGACGCAGAACCACTCGCGCGCCATGCGCATGTCCAAGGTCCTCGACTTCGGCTGCGTCTGGATCAACACGCACATCCCGCTGGTCGCGGAGATGCCGCACGGCGGCTTCAAGAAGTCCGGCTACGGCAAGGACCTCTCGGCCTACGGGTTCGACGACTACACGCGCATCAAGCACGTGATGACGTCCATCGAGGACTAG
- a CDS encoding spermidine/putrescine ABC transporter substrate-binding protein has translation MRANPSASSVSRRSLLRAIGGGAAVSTLAGCGVPAAYIGPGERAAGDRSRRDKSLTFANWPLYIDTDDDDSTKRPSLDAFEKRTGIDVRYTEEINDNDEFFGKVSPSLMNHQETGRDLIVISDWMCARFVRLGWVQEMDRTRQPNVTKYLDPLLRSPHFDPGRKHTVPWQSGITGIAYNKRRLGREIKQVSDLWADDLKGRITLLSGLDESFALLMQGDGVDITKWKAADFDRVCDRVEKLVASKHIRRFTGNDYIKDLSSGDVLACQAYSGDVIQLQADDPDIEFVVPEEGAELWAESLMIPNLARHKQNAERLIDYYYEPEVAAELAAWVNYVCPVPAARDVLASSKDNDLAALAEDPLIFPDDAMRKRLAIARDITSEERTDFAKRWNAIAGL, from the coding sequence GTGCGAGCGAACCCCAGTGCCTCCTCAGTCTCCCGCCGGTCCCTGCTGCGTGCCATCGGCGGCGGGGCGGCCGTCAGCACGCTCGCGGGCTGCGGCGTGCCCGCCGCGTACATCGGGCCCGGTGAGCGTGCCGCCGGGGACCGTTCGCGCCGGGACAAGTCGCTGACCTTCGCGAACTGGCCGCTGTACATCGACACCGACGACGATGACTCGACGAAGCGGCCCTCGCTCGACGCCTTCGAGAAGCGGACCGGCATCGACGTCCGCTACACGGAGGAGATCAACGACAACGACGAGTTCTTCGGCAAGGTCAGCCCGTCCCTGATGAACCACCAGGAGACCGGCCGCGACCTCATCGTCATCAGCGACTGGATGTGCGCGCGCTTCGTGCGCCTGGGCTGGGTCCAGGAGATGGACAGGACCCGGCAGCCGAACGTCACCAAGTACCTGGACCCGCTGTTGCGTTCGCCGCACTTCGACCCGGGCCGCAAGCACACGGTTCCCTGGCAGTCGGGCATCACCGGCATCGCGTACAACAAGCGCAGGCTGGGCCGGGAGATCAAGCAGGTGTCCGACCTGTGGGCCGACGATCTCAAGGGCCGGATCACGCTGCTGTCCGGGCTCGACGAGTCGTTCGCGCTGCTGATGCAGGGCGACGGGGTCGACATCACGAAGTGGAAGGCCGCCGACTTCGACCGGGTGTGCGACCGGGTGGAGAAGCTGGTCGCCTCGAAGCACATACGCCGCTTCACGGGCAACGACTACATCAAGGACCTCTCCAGCGGCGACGTCCTGGCCTGCCAGGCCTACAGCGGTGATGTCATCCAGCTCCAGGCGGACGACCCGGACATCGAGTTCGTCGTTCCCGAGGAGGGGGCGGAACTCTGGGCGGAGTCGCTGATGATCCCGAACCTGGCCCGCCACAAGCAGAACGCGGAACGGCTCATCGACTACTACTACGAGCCGGAGGTCGCCGCCGAGCTGGCCGCCTGGGTCAACTACGTCTGTCCGGTCCCCGCGGCTCGTGACGTCCTCGCCTCCTCCAAGGACAATGACCTCGCGGCCCTGGCCGAGGACCCGCTGATCTTCCCGGACGACGCCATGCGCAAACGGCTCGCGATAGCACGGGACATCACGTCGGAGGAACGCACGGATTTCGCGAAGCGCTGGAACGCGATCGCGGGGCTCTAG
- a CDS encoding ABC transporter ATP-binding protein produces the protein MVAPPDNDVLWARALHVTHNGSPALTGVSLGVREGEILAVTGPRGSGKTTLLRCLSGQLLAQQGEVWFNSTPVHTMGPVVRERLRRDRFGWIDPEPHLVPELTAWENVAMPLMLRGTSHKVSKSSAQEWLDRLDIGDCARKRPHALLQAQRQRIAIARSLVTMPSVIFADEPTAPLHRADRAHVLRTLTTAARSHGITVVLATHDAEVAALADRTVTLLDGRRVNTVHLPGSGGLAARAGAEGGAGSAGSARAEGGAEAEDGPEAGDGGGGGGGGGSSASASAEGDSDDAEGRAACSLSV, from the coding sequence ATGGTGGCCCCGCCGGACAACGACGTGCTGTGGGCACGCGCCCTCCACGTCACACACAACGGCTCGCCCGCGCTCACCGGCGTATCGCTCGGTGTCCGCGAGGGCGAGATCCTCGCCGTCACCGGCCCGCGTGGCAGCGGCAAGACGACTCTTCTGCGCTGCCTCTCCGGCCAGCTCCTGGCCCAGCAGGGCGAGGTCTGGTTCAACAGCACGCCGGTGCACACGATGGGGCCGGTGGTCCGCGAACGTCTCCGCCGCGACCGCTTCGGCTGGATCGACCCGGAGCCGCACCTCGTGCCCGAGCTCACGGCCTGGGAGAACGTCGCGATGCCGCTGATGCTGCGCGGCACGTCGCACAAGGTTTCCAAGAGCTCCGCCCAGGAGTGGCTCGACCGCCTCGACATCGGTGACTGCGCCCGCAAGCGGCCGCACGCGCTGCTCCAGGCCCAGCGCCAGCGCATCGCCATCGCCCGCTCCCTGGTCACGATGCCGTCCGTGATCTTCGCCGACGAGCCGACCGCGCCGCTGCACCGAGCCGACCGCGCACACGTCCTGCGCACGCTGACGACCGCGGCCCGCTCGCACGGCATCACGGTCGTCCTCGCCACGCACGACGCGGAGGTCGCCGCCCTCGCCGACCGGACGGTCACGCTGCTCGACGGGAGGCGCGTGAACACGGTGCACCTGCCGGGATCGGGCGGGCTCGCGGCTAGGGCCGGGGCCGAGGGCGGTGCGGGCAGTGCGGGCAGTGCGAGGGCCGAGGGCGGTGCGGAGGCCGAGGACGGTCCGGAGGCCGGGGATGGCGGGGGCGGCGGGGGTGGCGGGGGCAGCTCCGCTTCCGCTTCCGCCGAGGGCGATTCCGACGATGCGGAAGGCCGGGCCGCGTGCTCGCTCTCCGTCTAG
- a CDS encoding LOG family protein: MQQTPASASTSASASGAAPSPQLPGGDREIESLEEFDEVAARGSLAGCRVQAIDLMARTSVLRACDATGAVFLGCPMEQDAVDAMRAAGALVFPPVPGLPFDPYRGLLYTPEELFAGLSDGGYEATPDAGAYAWFQETKADGDVFSSMLRAIHDDSISDALDELLVSARVVGVMGGHAMARGTTEYEGAARLGRSLARAGFTVATGGGPGAMEAANLGAYASVFRDEMLDEALELLAKAPSFTPSITEWARAAFDVRERWPAGGASVGIPTWFYGHEPPNAFATHLAKYFANATREDGLLARSNAGVIFLPGAAGTLQEIFDAATPNYYESRGEPAPMILVNHEHWTNRLPAWPLLQALARGRTMESRIALVDKVEDAPATLASLPTD; encoded by the coding sequence ATGCAGCAGACTCCCGCATCAGCGTCCACATCGGCATCCGCATCCGGCGCCGCGCCTTCGCCCCAACTGCCGGGCGGCGACCGCGAGATCGAGTCGCTGGAGGAGTTCGACGAGGTCGCGGCGAGGGGCTCGCTCGCCGGGTGCCGCGTACAGGCCATAGACCTGATGGCTCGTACGTCCGTGTTGCGGGCCTGCGACGCCACGGGCGCGGTCTTCCTCGGCTGCCCGATGGAGCAGGACGCGGTGGACGCGATGCGGGCCGCCGGGGCGCTGGTGTTCCCACCCGTCCCCGGCCTGCCGTTCGACCCGTACCGCGGCCTCCTCTACACGCCGGAAGAACTCTTCGCGGGACTCTCCGACGGTGGGTACGAGGCGACTCCTGACGCCGGTGCGTACGCGTGGTTCCAGGAGACCAAGGCCGACGGCGACGTCTTCTCCTCGATGCTCCGCGCGATCCACGACGACTCGATCTCGGACGCACTCGACGAACTGCTCGTCAGCGCGCGGGTGGTGGGGGTGATGGGCGGCCACGCGATGGCCCGCGGCACGACGGAGTACGAGGGTGCGGCCCGGCTCGGCCGCTCGCTCGCCCGCGCCGGGTTCACGGTCGCCACCGGTGGCGGTCCCGGCGCGATGGAGGCGGCGAACCTGGGCGCGTACGCGTCCGTATTCCGCGACGAGATGCTGGACGAGGCGCTCGAACTCCTCGCCAAGGCGCCGTCCTTCACCCCGTCGATCACCGAATGGGCGCGGGCGGCCTTCGACGTCCGCGAGCGCTGGCCGGCCGGCGGTGCGTCGGTGGGCATCCCCACGTGGTTCTACGGCCACGAGCCGCCGAACGCCTTCGCCACGCACCTGGCCAAGTACTTCGCCAACGCCACCCGCGAGGACGGCCTGCTGGCCCGCTCGAACGCGGGCGTGATCTTCCTCCCCGGCGCGGCGGGCACGCTCCAGGAAATCTTCGACGCGGCCACCCCGAACTACTACGAGTCCCGCGGCGAACCGGCCCCCATGATCCTGGTCAACCACGAACACTGGACGAACCGCCTCCCGGCCTGGCCCCTGCTGCAGGCGCTGGCGCGGGGCCGCACGATGGAGTCGAGGATCGCTTTGGTGGACAAGGTGGAGGACGCACCGGCCACCTTGGCATCACTCCCGACGGACTGA
- a CDS encoding VOC family protein — protein MYQQMIFVNLAVNDVDSSKKFFTELGYTINPQFTTDDCACVVISDTIIAMMLSKKHYQQFTEKQIADPKSTSETLLCLSAESREKVDELVDKALAAGGTAGKTQDYGMMYGRAFDDLDGHTWEIMWMDPSEVQG, from the coding sequence ATGTACCAGCAGATGATCTTCGTGAACCTCGCCGTGAACGACGTCGACAGCTCGAAGAAGTTCTTCACGGAGCTCGGCTACACGATCAACCCTCAGTTCACGACGGACGACTGCGCCTGCGTCGTGATCAGCGACACGATCATCGCGATGATGCTGAGCAAGAAGCACTATCAGCAGTTCACGGAGAAGCAGATCGCGGACCCGAAGTCGACCAGCGAGACGCTGCTGTGTCTGAGCGCCGAGAGCCGCGAGAAGGTCGACGAGCTGGTCGACAAGGCGCTGGCGGCCGGCGGCACGGCGGGTAAGACGCAGGACTACGGCATGATGTACGGCCGCGCTTTCGACGACCTGGACGGCCACACCTGGGAAATCATGTGGATGGACCCGTCCGAGGTCCAGGGCTGA
- a CDS encoding aspartate aminotransferase family protein codes for MGNPIAVSKDLSQTAYDHLWMHFTRMSDYENAPVPTIVRGEGTYIYDDKGKKYLDGLSGLFVVNAGHGRHELAETAYKQAQELAFFPVWSYAHPKAVELAERLANHAPGDLNKVFFTTGGGEAVETAWKLAKQYHKLTGNHTKYKVISRAVAYHGTPQGALSITGLPALKAPFEPLVPGAHKVPNTNIYRAPIHGDDPEAFGRWAADQIEQEILFEGPETVAAVFLEPVQNAGGCFPPPPGYFQRVREICDKYDVLLVSDEVICAFGRLGTMFACDKFDYIPDMITCAKGMTSGYSPIGACIISDKLAEPFYKGDNTFLHGYTFGGHPVSAAVGLANLDIFEKEGLNQHVLDNEDAFYQTLRKLHDLPIVGDVRGNGFFYGIELVKDKATKETFNDEETERVLYGFLSKALYENGLYCRADDRGDPVVQLAPPLISTQETFDEIEGILRHVLTEAWTKL; via the coding sequence GTGGGGAACCCGATAGCCGTGAGCAAGGACCTCAGCCAAACCGCGTACGACCACTTGTGGATGCACTTCACCCGCATGTCGGACTACGAGAACGCACCCGTGCCCACCATCGTGCGTGGCGAGGGCACCTACATCTACGACGACAAGGGCAAGAAGTACCTCGACGGCCTCTCCGGCCTGTTCGTGGTCAACGCCGGCCACGGTCGTCACGAGCTCGCCGAGACCGCGTACAAGCAGGCTCAGGAGCTGGCCTTCTTCCCGGTGTGGAGCTACGCCCACCCGAAGGCCGTCGAGCTGGCGGAACGTTTGGCCAACCACGCGCCCGGCGACCTCAACAAGGTCTTCTTCACCACCGGTGGCGGCGAGGCCGTCGAGACCGCGTGGAAGCTGGCGAAGCAGTACCACAAGCTCACCGGCAACCACACGAAGTACAAGGTCATCTCGCGCGCGGTCGCCTACCACGGCACCCCGCAGGGCGCCCTGTCCATCACCGGTCTGCCCGCGCTCAAGGCCCCCTTCGAGCCGCTCGTCCCGGGCGCGCACAAGGTGCCGAACACGAACATCTACCGCGCCCCGATCCACGGCGATGACCCCGAGGCCTTCGGCCGCTGGGCCGCCGACCAGATCGAGCAGGAGATCCTCTTCGAGGGTCCCGAGACGGTCGCCGCCGTGTTCCTGGAGCCGGTACAGAACGCGGGCGGCTGCTTCCCGCCCCCGCCCGGCTACTTCCAGCGCGTGCGCGAGATCTGCGACAAGTACGACGTGCTGCTCGTCTCGGACGAGGTCATCTGCGCCTTCGGCCGCCTGGGCACGATGTTCGCCTGTGACAAGTTCGACTACATCCCGGACATGATCACCTGCGCCAAGGGCATGACCTCGGGCTACTCCCCGATCGGCGCCTGCATCATCTCGGACAAGCTCGCCGAGCCGTTCTACAAGGGTGACAACACCTTCCTGCACGGCTACACCTTCGGCGGCCACCCGGTGTCGGCCGCGGTCGGTCTCGCCAACCTCGACATCTTCGAGAAGGAGGGTCTGAACCAGCACGTGCTCGACAACGAGGACGCGTTCTACCAGACCCTGCGCAAGCTGCACGACCTGCCGATCGTCGGCGACGTCCGCGGCAACGGCTTCTTCTACGGCATCGAGCTCGTGAAGGACAAGGCCACCAAGGAGACGTTCAACGACGAGGAGACCGAGCGCGTCCTGTACGGCTTCCTCTCCAAGGCGCTGTACGAGAACGGCCTGTACTGCCGCGCCGACGACCGTGGCGACCCGGTCGTACAGCTCGCCCCGCCGCTGATCTCCACCCAGGAGACCTTCGACGAGATCGAGGGCATCCTGCGCCACGTCCTCACGGAGGCGTGGACGAAGCTCTGA
- a CDS encoding Lrp/AsnC family transcriptional regulator, giving the protein MHHGVVASRSADSSSSRQGNGSSSIDAVSLAIIEQLQEDGRRPYAAIGKAVGLSEAAVRQRVQKLLDQGVMQIVAVTDPLTVGFRRQAMVGINVEGDLDPVAEALTAMAECEYVVMTAGSFDLMVEVVCEDDDHLLEVINKRIRALPGVRSTESFVYLKLKKQTYMWGTR; this is encoded by the coding sequence GTGCACCATGGGGTCGTGGCCAGTCGCAGCGCAGATTCCAGCAGTTCCCGACAAGGGAACGGTTCTTCGTCCATCGACGCCGTCTCCCTGGCGATCATCGAACAGCTTCAGGAGGACGGACGCCGTCCGTACGCCGCCATCGGCAAGGCCGTGGGCCTTTCCGAAGCGGCCGTGCGCCAGCGCGTCCAGAAGCTGCTCGACCAGGGCGTGATGCAGATCGTCGCCGTCACGGACCCGCTCACCGTGGGGTTCAGGCGGCAGGCGATGGTCGGCATCAACGTCGAGGGCGATCTGGATCCGGTCGCGGAGGCGCTGACGGCCATGGCCGAGTGTGAGTACGTGGTCATGACCGCGGGCTCCTTCGACCTGATGGTGGAGGTCGTCTGCGAGGACGACGACCACCTTCTCGAAGTGATCAACAAGCGCATCCGCGCCCTCCCCGGCGTGCGCTCCACCGAGAGCTTCGTCTACCTGAAGCTCAAGAAGCAGACCTATATGTGGGGAACCCGATAG